The segment GATCATGatatcttcaaatttaatatattctaATTTGGACAGTTGGGGTTGTTCTATCGATATGATCAtcattgaatatttatatatcaacTTACAGTCAACCCAACTAGCCTTCCTAAGCTTCCTTAAAATCTCGGTAGTACTTCCATAGATTTCAGGAGGGAAAATTCGAATTCATAAAGTATATATACCAACAACTTTGAAGATTACACTTGTAACTTTCAGATGTTTTGAGTAAAATCTATTCTACCAGCTGCATCAAAAATTGCCTTCAAATTCATATTAACATGtatatgtatgatatatatataggatTCACAAAACAAAACTAGCTGGGCATGGCTACAGGCGCAGGCTTTGCAACATACGCGGGGTGGTCATCTCCAGGCATGATCACTACGATTTTCAGATCAACGTTGGCTTCAGTGTTCACAACTTCCATGGGCTTTTCTTCCTTATTTCCACTGGACGAAGATCTACGATGAGAGCAAACAAGGATGAGCAAGGC is part of the Vitis riparia cultivar Riparia Gloire de Montpellier isolate 1030 chromosome 17, EGFV_Vit.rip_1.0, whole genome shotgun sequence genome and harbors:
- the LOC117905186 gene encoding protein GLUTAMINE DUMPER 1-like; the encoded protein is MRHTGSTSMANTRFLRWDSPVPYLFGGLAVLVGVIVVALLILVCSHRRSSSSGNKEEKPMEVVNTEANVDLKIVVIMPGDDHPAYVAKPAPVAMPS